The genomic window ATGCGGGGGTGGACTAAGCTTTGAAAAGCACTAAGGTGGCGCTAAACCAATTCTGTGCAAGTTTAtcgaagaaacaaaaatcgaaataatatttttggcCATCGAACCCAAAATCATAacaatcttcatttttgcCCCTCACCAAATAGGAATCTCTCATCAAGTCGATTTCTTCTAATAAATCCGCAATTATGTAAGTTCACAGGTAGCAATTTCAGTGTTTGTAACCTCAAAACTAATGATTGCTGAAGGCATTTCGTCCGTCGTGCCGCTCTCAGAGCTGCTTCCAACACCTCTTTTGTTTCTAAACCTCGCACCATCAACACTACTTCCCCATTCGTTGTCAGAGCTTCAAACGAGAGAATATCATCAGCGGTATTCCGAAGATTTGCAAGTGACGATGCACATGCTAGAGAAGAGAACGCAGATGCACAAGAGGAAGGAGCCGTTCGATCAGCTATCAACTCCGCCACAGAAACTGTCTCAGAGTATGCCTCAGAGGCCAAGAATACCGTTGCTCAAGCAACTGGATTTGGGTCCAGAAACGTTGGCTTTGGAAGCAGGGACAGAAACGCAGATCGTCCTTCCATTGAGCCTAACAACGGCGTCTACATTGGTAACTTGTTGTTCGATATTAACGAAGAGGATCTTAAGAAGGAATTCGAGCACTTCGGAACCATTACCGATGTCAGAGTTACTAGAGATGCTAGAGGTTTGAGCAAGGGGTAAGCACTCAAAATGCTgctatttttttataaactataaCTAACAATATCTTCAGATTTGCCTACATTGACTTCGCAGATGTTCAATCCGCAACTGCAGCAATTGAAGCCAAGAACCAAACTATCTTTGAGGGTCGCAGACTTGTTGTCAACTACATCAACCAGACACCAAAGATCAGAGATCAAAACCCACCTTCCAAGTGCCTCTTCATCGGAAACCTCGCCTTCGAGATGTCTGATGCCGATTTGAACAGCCTATTCCGTGAGGTTAGAAACGTCATTGACGTTCGTGTTGCCATCGATAGACGCACTGGACAGCCAAGAGGCTTTGCCCATGCAGACTTCGTTGATGTTGACAGTGCCATGAAGGCTCTTGAGCAGTTGCAAGGAAAGGAGGTCTTCAACCGAAGACTGAGAGTTGATTACAGTCTTGGCGAGAGAAGCGCTGGAGGCCGTGATCGCAATGACCGTGGATTCGGCAACAATGATCGTGGTGGACGTGGATCATATGGCGGCGGACGTGGAGGATATGGTGGTGACCGTGGTGACCGTGGAGACCGTGGTGGAAGAGGTTCATCATTCTAAGGAGAGGGCTGAATATTTGTGTGTTGTGTCGTCCAACGGGCAAATCGATTAACGAATGATCGAATGAATACTTTGTATGATGAATTTGGGTAGGCGTTAGTCATCTATTAGAGGTGTATGGGAAGTCTCAAAAGTTGCTGAATCTTCTATGCAGCTCTACTTTCATGGAcgcttcctcttctttcacCTTGTATTATAACCCCTCCCCCGAAGCCTAGTCGGTTGTAATAAAAAAGGCTTTGATCTGATCAGGTACAAAAACTTGAGGATCTAAATTACATCAAGAAATCATATAAAATTCCACTCAGTGCATCTTGCAGAGTCTCACGTTTTCTAATCGAAATGTACCCTTCTATACCTCTCGCCACTTGCTAAATACGTAAGCGCCTAGTATCTTAATTCGTAATATGGGACATCTGCTCATACCGTATATTGCCTACTTGATAATTGTTTTCCGGTCCGGCTCCAAAGACCAAAGGCAGCTTGTATTTTGATCTGATACATATACACCTATTTAGTTAGTCCATTTCGTTTACATacggaaagatttcgagaAAGACCAattgaaaacgaaaacaaaacatGTGACCCTCTCTACAGCCAACAACAGTACAGAGCTGCAGTCTAATCGGTGTTTGTGTTGTTCAACCGAGGTGGTCCGCCGATTGAATTTCTAATGTACCGCGACCCCACAGTTCATCCACGTTCTCATGCATGTTAAGTATTCTCCTGCATCCACTCGACCATACGAGTATCAGTCACGAAAACAATTGTTAAACATCCACCTGGTGATCTATCACAATTACAAAGAATCTTAATTCCTtcttgtataatatattcctGTCTAATTCCCTTTCCACCACAAGTTATCTTTTGAACATCAGACCAAGCTTCTAGCATCACCATCACTAGATAAAGTGACAACGCGAACGGCAAAGCGCGAACATATCATTACCAGTCacaaaagatttaaattcGACTTAAATCAGCCATGTCTTTCATGGGCGGTGCAGAATGTTCGACAGCAGGAAATCCGCTTAGTCAATTCACCAAACATGTTCAGGATGACAAGAGTTTACAGAGAGATAGATTGGTCGGAAGAGCGCCTGGAGGCGGTATGCAGGGCATGCGCTCCGGTATGAATATGAACGGAAGTCAAGATCACGTAGGTAATTCAGGATGATACACCTTAGTCAACGCAGTGTATCTCTCGAGGATGTTATTTACTGATTCGCATGTTGGCAGATGATGAACGATTTTATGCAACAAAATGGTCAACTCCCACCAGAAGCCTTCGCTATGCAACATGATCTTCATCAGAATGCACAAATGAGAAATGGATCTCAATCTCCAGCTGTTGGAGGATGGGCCCAGGAGTTCAATCCTGGAATGCCGGGAATGCCAGAGCAGGCAATGATGGAGGCGGCGTTCCAAGCTCCCAAAGGTACAGCATTCAGCCCTGCGGATTTTGCTAGATTTCAACAGATGGGCCAATCAAGCTCCGCGCGTTCTGCGAGTCCTATGGCGCAAAATATGTCGAATGGTTATTCATATCAAGGTCCTCaaatgggtatgggtatgggtatgggaatGATGGGCATGAACAgaatgggtatgggtatgaaTATGATGAACCAACCACAGTATCAACAACCTGCGCAGGATTTACAACAAGAcaaaggaaaggggaagaTGGTTGAGCTCGATGATCAAAATTGGGAAGAGCAATTCAAGCAGATTGATTTACAAGGAAAGGAGCTCGAAGAGAGTTTGGCGGCGGAAGgagaattaaatgaaatgGATAGGTCAGTCCTTGAATCTGAAACCAATGAATTTGGGgattttgaatctatttGGAAGGGCATACAAGCTGAAAATGCTGCTGCTAGGGAAATGGCCGGCGAAGAAAGCCTAAACGGTATGAACATAAGCGAATTCGATCAATGGGACGGATTTGATGCTGTAGGAACACATCAATCACCATTCCGTGACCCGCAACTCGGAGATTATATGTTTGAAAACGAGAACCTTTTTAAAGATATCGCCAACCCATTCGACGAGGGTGTGCGGATAATGCACGAGGGAGGTAACTTATCTCTCGCCGCACTAGCTTTCGAGGCCGCCGTACAAAAAGATCCCCAGCATGTTGATGCATGGGTATTGTTAGGTTCGGCCCAAGCCCAAAATGAAAAGGAGACACCGGCAATCCGAGCGTTAGAACAGGCTCTGAAAGTTGACCCTATGAATCTTACAGCCCTTATGGGCCTAGCAGTTTCCTACACAAACGAAGGTTACGATAGTACCGCTTATCGTACACTTGAGCGCTGGCTCTCCATCAAgtatccatctatcattGAACCAGGTGCCCTATCTTCTGAGAGTGACATCGGTTTCACCGACCGACATCAACTTCATGAAAAGGTTACTGATTTATTCATTCGCGCCGCTCAACTTTCACCAGATGGCGAACACATGGATCCAGATGTGCAAGTAGGTCTCGGAGTCCTCTTCTACGGTGCTGAAGAGTACGATAAAGCAGTTGATTGTTTCACTGCTGCTCTAGCCTCCACCGAATCTGGAACCTCGAATCAAAGAGACCAAGTTCATCTCTTATGGAATCGCCTCGGCGCCACTCTCGCGAATTCAGGCCGCAGCGAAGAAGCTATCGCCGCCTACGAAAAAGCACTAACGCTCCGCATCAATTTCGTACGAGCCCGCTACAACCTTGGTGTCTCTTGCATCAATATTGGATGTTTTGACGAAGCTGCTTCTCATCTTCTAGGTGCATTAGCTATGCACAAAATTGTGGAAAATGAAGGCAGAGAAAAGGCAAGAGATGTACTGGGTGGCGGAAGTGTCAGTGAGGCGGATCTCGAGAGGATGATCTCGCAAAATCAAAGCACTAATTTGTATGATACATTGAGAAGAGTTTTTAGTCAGATGGGGAGAAGAGATTTGTCTGAGCGCGTCGTGGCGGGAATGGATGTTGAGAGTTTCAGAGGGGagtttgatttttaattttgaaatttgtgGACGAGTGATACTTTggatgagtatgagtatcAGTGG from Botrytis cinerea B05.10 chromosome 15, complete sequence includes these protein-coding regions:
- the Bcpex5 gene encoding Bcpex5 gives rise to the protein MSFMGGAECSTAGNPLSQFTKHVQDDKSLQRDRLVGRAPGGGMQGMRSGMNMNGSQDHMMNDFMQQNGQLPPEAFAMQHDLHQNAQMRNGSQSPAVGGWAQEFNPGMPGMPEQAMMEAAFQAPKGTAFSPADFARFQQMGQSSSARSASPMAQNMSNGYSYQGPQMGMGMGMGMMGMNRMGMGMNMMNQPQYQQPAQDLQQDKGKGKMVELDDQNWEEQFKQIDLQGKELEESLAAEGELNEMDRSVLESETNEFGDFESIWKGIQAENAAAREMAGEESLNGMNISEFDQWDGFDAVGTHQSPFRDPQLGDYMFENENLFKDIANPFDEGVRIMHEGGNLSLAALAFEAAVQKDPQHVDAWVLLGSAQAQNEKETPAIRALEQALKVDPMNLTALMGLAVSYTNEGYDSTAYRTLERWLSIKYPSIIEPGALSSESDIGFTDRHQLHEKVTDLFIRAAQLSPDGEHMDPDVQVGLGVLFYGAEEYDKAVDCFTAALASTESGTSNQRDQVHLLWNRLGATLANSGRSEEAIAAYEKALTLRINFVRARYNLGVSCINIGCFDEAASHLLGALAMHKIVENEGREKARDVLGGGSVSEADLERMISQNQSTNLYDTLRRVFSQMGRRDLSERVVAGMDVESFRGEFDF
- the Bcpex5 gene encoding Bcpex5 — encoded protein: MSFMGGAECSTAGNPLSQFTKHVQDDKSLQRDRLVGRAPGGGMQGMRSGMNMNGSQDHMMNDFMQQNGQLPPEAFAMQHDLHQNAQMRNGSQSPAVGGWAQEFNPGMPGMPEQAMMEAAFQAPKGTAFSPADFARFQQMGQSSSARSASPMAQNMSNGYSYQGPQMGMGMGMGMMGMNRMGMGMNMMNQPQYQQPAQDLQQDKGKGKMVELDDQNWEEQFKQIDLQGKELEESLAAEGELNEMDREMAGEESLNGMNISEFDQWDGFDAVGTHQSPFRDPQLGDYMFENENLFKDIANPFDEGVRIMHEGGNLSLAALAFEAAVQKDPQHVDAWVLLGSAQAQNEKETPAIRALEQALKVDPMNLTALMGLAVSYTNEGYDSTAYRTLERWLSIKYPSIIEPGALSSESDIGFTDRHQLHEKVTDLFIRAAQLSPDGEHMDPDVQVGLGVLFYGAEEYDKAVDCFTAALASTESGTSNQRDQVHLLWNRLGATLANSGRSEEAIAAYEKALTLRINFVRARYNLGVSCINIGCFDEAASHLLGALAMHKIVENEGREKARDVLGGGSVSEADLERMISQNQSTNLYDTLRRVFSQMGRRDLSERVVAGMDVESFRGEFDF